From one Fusobacterium mortiferum ATCC 9817 genomic stretch:
- the recA gene encoding recombinase RecA, translating to MAAKKEEVSKEKALEQAIGKISKEFGEGSIMKLGNNLNMEIEVIPTGSINIDMALGVGGVPKGRIIEVYGAESSGKTTIALHIAAQAQKNKGVVAYIDAEHALDPEYAKALGVDVDELLISQPDYGEQALEIADLLVRSGAVDLIVVDSVAALVPKAEIDGEMSDQQMGLQARLMSKALRKLTGSLNKSKTTMIFINQIRDKIGGFGFGPQTTTTGGKALKFYASVRMEVKRIGSVKQGDDVIGNETTVKITKNKVAPPFKEASFQIMYGKGITRVGEIFELAIDNDVVSKSGTWFSFGDIRLGQGKENVKNRLEVEKELFAQIEEKVLEILKSGKQVKKAKKVELEDNLEIEKENFEEIKEDIVEE from the coding sequence ATGGCTGCAAAGAAAGAGGAAGTTTCAAAAGAAAAAGCATTAGAACAAGCTATTGGAAAAATATCTAAAGAGTTTGGAGAAGGTTCTATAATGAAATTAGGAAATAATCTAAATATGGAGATAGAGGTTATTCCTACTGGAAGTATTAATATAGATATGGCATTAGGAGTAGGTGGAGTTCCTAAGGGAAGAATAATAGAAGTATATGGAGCTGAAAGTTCAGGGAAAACTACAATAGCTCTTCATATAGCAGCTCAAGCACAAAAAAATAAGGGAGTAGTAGCTTATATAGATGCTGAGCATGCTCTTGATCCAGAATATGCAAAAGCTTTAGGTGTAGATGTAGATGAACTTTTAATTTCTCAGCCAGACTATGGAGAACAGGCTCTTGAGATAGCTGACCTTTTAGTGCGTTCAGGAGCAGTTGATTTAATAGTAGTAGACTCAGTAGCAGCCTTAGTACCAAAAGCTGAAATAGATGGGGAGATGTCTGATCAACAGATGGGATTACAAGCGAGGCTTATGTCAAAGGCTCTTAGAAAACTTACAGGAAGTTTAAATAAATCTAAAACTACAATGATATTTATAAATCAGATTAGAGATAAAATAGGAGGCTTTGGTTTTGGACCTCAAACTACTACAACTGGAGGTAAAGCTTTGAAGTTTTATGCTTCTGTGAGAATGGAAGTAAAAAGAATAGGAAGTGTAAAACAGGGAGATGATGTAATAGGGAATGAAACAACAGTAAAGATAACTAAAAATAAAGTAGCACCTCCATTTAAAGAAGCTAGTTTTCAAATAATGTATGGAAAAGGAATTACAAGAGTTGGGGAGATTTTTGAGTTAGCTATAGATAATGATGTAGTTTCTAAATCTGGAACTTGGTTTAGTTTTGGGGACATAAGATTAGGACAAGGAAAAGAGAATGTAAAAAATAGATTAGAAGTAGAAAAAGAACTTTTTGCTCAAATAGAGGAGAAAGTTTTAGAAATTTTAAAGAGTGGAAAGCAAGTAAAAAAAGCGAAGAAAGTAGAACTTGAGGATAACTTAGAAATTGAAAAAGAAAATTTTGAAGAGATAAAAGAAGATATAGTAGAAGAATAA
- a CDS encoding LysR family transcriptional regulator, with translation MDLHYLKIFYEVAKEKSFTKAASKLYINQSAVSIQVKKFEEILNAKLFDRSSKKIKLTYTGEALYKMAEDIFDKVKRAEKEISRIIDLDRAKISIGATSVIGEPLIPRLMKGFSKAHEEIEYELTIGDKGWLLKLLKEGDLDILIIDEEHINDPNLEVITIEKMPYVLVSTKEYHSMESVAKDPLITRRNIPNNNEAIAAIEDKYRVTFSSKINVNGSLEVIKGMVREEIGNVILPYYSVHKEIEKGEFKVIYKVNDVKDGYQAVITKDKKSLIQIIKFINFIQDYKIQY, from the coding sequence TTGGATTTACATTACTTAAAAATATTTTATGAAGTAGCTAAGGAAAAAAGTTTTACAAAAGCTGCTAGTAAATTATATATAAACCAATCAGCAGTATCAATTCAGGTAAAAAAATTTGAAGAGATACTAAATGCCAAACTTTTTGATAGAAGTTCAAAAAAAATAAAGCTTACTTACACTGGAGAAGCTCTATATAAAATGGCAGAGGATATTTTTGATAAAGTAAAAAGAGCAGAAAAAGAGATATCAAGAATCATAGATTTAGATAGAGCAAAAATTTCAATAGGAGCAACTTCTGTAATAGGAGAACCTCTTATTCCAAGATTGATGAAGGGATTTTCAAAAGCTCATGAAGAGATAGAGTATGAACTTACAATTGGAGATAAAGGTTGGTTATTAAAACTTTTAAAAGAGGGAGATTTAGATATCTTAATTATTGATGAAGAGCATATTAATGACCCTAACTTAGAAGTAATAACTATTGAAAAAATGCCATATGTCTTAGTTAGTACAAAAGAGTATCATAGTATGGAAAGTGTGGCAAAAGATCCGCTTATAACTAGAAGAAATATTCCTAATAATAATGAGGCAATAGCTGCTATTGAGGATAAATATAGAGTTACTTTTAGTAGTAAGATAAATGTAAATGGAAGCCTAGAAGTAATAAAAGGTATGGTTAGAGAAGAGATTGGAAATGTAATTTTACCTTATTATTCTGTTCATAAAGAGATTGAAAAGGGAGAGTTTAAGGTAATATATAAGGTTAATGATGTAAAAGATGGATATCAAGCTGTAATTACAAAAGATAAGAAGAGTTTAATTCAAATAATAAAATTTATTAACTTTATACAAGACTATAAAATTCAATACTAG
- a CDS encoding Cof-type HAD-IIB family hydrolase produces MIKAVFFDVDGTLVSFKTHQVPQSTLEAIKELQAKGIKVFVATGRHPSILSEGNNVHEIDFDGFVTLNGQYCFTKDREIIYENNICKEDIVSLLEFMKENKFPCAFVEDKDTYINYIDDVVENLLKSVNVPLPPVENIERAINGKVFQLNPYVNVEFQEKLMKVLPNCEATRWSPAFIDVIPAGGGKHVAIEKIMEYYGYKKDEIMAFGDGGNDKTMLMTAGIGVAMGNANEDVKEIANYVTTSVDENGVLNALKYFNII; encoded by the coding sequence ATGATAAAAGCTGTATTTTTTGATGTAGATGGAACTTTAGTAAGTTTTAAAACTCATCAGGTGCCTCAATCTACATTAGAAGCTATAAAAGAGCTACAAGCTAAAGGAATAAAAGTATTTGTAGCTACAGGAAGACATCCATCAATATTAAGTGAAGGAAACAATGTACATGAGATAGATTTTGATGGTTTTGTAACTTTAAATGGGCAATATTGTTTTACTAAGGATAGAGAAATTATATATGAAAATAATATCTGTAAAGAGGATATAGTATCCTTATTAGAATTTATGAAGGAGAATAAATTTCCTTGTGCTTTTGTAGAGGATAAAGATACATATATAAATTATATAGATGATGTAGTAGAAAACCTTTTAAAAAGTGTAAATGTTCCATTACCTCCAGTAGAAAATATTGAAAGAGCTATAAATGGAAAGGTATTTCAATTAAATCCATATGTAAATGTAGAATTTCAAGAAAAATTAATGAAAGTATTACCAAATTGTGAAGCTACTAGGTGGAGTCCAGCATTTATAGATGTAATACCAGCTGGTGGAGGAAAACATGTAGCTATTGAAAAAATAATGGAGTATTATGGTTATAAAAAAGATGAGATAATGGCTTTTGGTGATGGTGGAAATGATAAGACAATGCTTATGACAGCAGGTATAGGTGTTGCTATGGGAAATGCCAATGAAGATGTAAAAGAGATAGCTAATTATGTAACTACTTCAGTAGATGAGAATGGAGTATTAAATGCTCTAAAATATTTTAATATAATATAA
- the yihA gene encoding ribosome biogenesis GTP-binding protein YihA/YsxC, with protein MKIKQAEFVKSAVYEKDYPMELKNIEFAFVGRSNVGKSSLINSITGRKKLAKTSKTPGRTQLINYFKVNNEFYIVDLPGYGFAKVPKEMKAEWGKTMERYVASARKKLVFVLLDIRRIPSEEDMEMLVWLDHHDIPFKIIFTKMDKVSNNEKFKCLKDIKKKVEFHNDDVFFHSSLNDTGKEDILNYIESLLIKEEKIEEE; from the coding sequence ATGAAGATAAAACAAGCTGAATTTGTAAAATCTGCAGTATATGAGAAAGATTATCCAATGGAGTTAAAAAATATAGAATTCGCCTTTGTAGGACGTTCTAATGTTGGAAAATCTTCTCTTATAAATAGTATTACTGGAAGAAAAAAATTAGCAAAGACAAGTAAAACTCCAGGGAGAACACAGCTTATAAACTACTTTAAAGTAAATAATGAGTTTTATATAGTGGATTTACCAGGATATGGATTTGCTAAAGTACCCAAAGAGATGAAAGCTGAATGGGGAAAAACAATGGAAAGATATGTAGCAAGTGCAAGAAAAAAACTTGTATTTGTACTATTAGATATAAGAAGAATACCTAGTGAAGAGGATATGGAGATGCTTGTATGGTTAGATCATCATGACATACCATTCAAAATAATCTTTACTAAAATGGATAAGGTATCAAATAATGAGAAATTTAAATGCTTAAAGGATATAAAAAAGAAAGTGGAATTTCACAATGATGATGTGTTTTTCCACTCATCACTTAATGATACAGGAAAAGAAGATATTTTAAACTATATAGAATCTCTTTTAATAAAAGAAGAGAAGATAGAGGAGGAGTAA
- the lon gene encoding endopeptidase La, whose product MSKTFFLPTRDLIIFPGIVTPLYVGRLKSINTLEAAVSTKGKLVLGMQIDASKEEPNLEKDIHKIGVVANILQIVKMPNNNIKVLVEAEDRVEIESAEVEDEMYKAEYKVLKCTNGSTKEAEAVYRKVLGVFEKYVGLTGRVSSELLVNLKGIKNVNNALDVVSANLPLKSDKKQELLEVLDVTERGLKILELLTTEMEIASLEKKIDDKVKSKMNEAQKNYFIKEKINAMKEELGDYSQDDDMLELVEKIKKTKLPKEVRAKIDSEMKKLSKMPPFSAEATVSRNYIETVIELPWEKTTKDIVDLKKASEVLERDHYGLKDAKSKVLDFLAVKKLNPNMKGSILCLAGPPGIGKTSLVKSIADAMGRKFVRVSLGGVRDEAEIRGHRRTYIGSMPGKLIKAMKEAGTKNPVILLDEIDKMSNDYKGDPASAMLEVLDPEQNSHFEDHYVDMPFDLSKVFFVATANDLRTISAPLRDRMEIVNISSYTEFEKLHIAKKYLIKQAKEENGLKDIELSLSDNVILKIIDEYTREAGVRNLKREIITLCRKVAREVVEEKKKKIVIKTNTLEKYLGKPKFRPEKQKEKAPKLGVVNGLAWTAVGGVTLEVQGVAIPGKGEISLTGSLGNVMKESAQVAYTFVKANIDKYKPLQEDFFEKKAIHLHFPEGATPKDGPSAGITITSAIISVLTGRKIRQDIAMTGEISITGEVLAIGGVKEKVIGAHRAGIREVILPEDNRIDKDEIPAEIAKEMKIHFATTYEDVEKLVFAE is encoded by the coding sequence ATGAGTAAAACATTCTTTTTACCTACTAGGGATTTAATTATATTCCCAGGGATAGTAACCCCTCTTTATGTAGGTAGATTAAAAAGTATAAATACTTTAGAGGCAGCAGTTAGTACAAAGGGAAAGCTTGTATTAGGAATGCAAATAGATGCTTCTAAAGAGGAACCAAATTTAGAAAAGGATATACATAAAATTGGTGTTGTGGCAAATATTTTACAAATAGTAAAGATGCCAAATAATAATATTAAAGTTCTAGTAGAAGCTGAGGATAGAGTAGAGATAGAATCAGCAGAAGTAGAAGATGAGATGTATAAAGCTGAGTATAAAGTATTGAAATGTACAAACGGAAGTACTAAAGAAGCTGAAGCTGTATATAGAAAAGTTTTAGGAGTATTTGAAAAATATGTAGGACTTACTGGAAGAGTTTCTTCAGAGCTTTTAGTAAATCTTAAAGGGATAAAAAATGTTAACAATGCTTTAGATGTTGTTTCAGCAAATCTTCCTTTAAAGAGTGATAAGAAGCAAGAGTTATTAGAAGTTTTAGATGTAACAGAGAGAGGATTAAAAATTCTTGAACTTTTAACTACTGAAATGGAAATAGCTTCACTAGAGAAAAAAATAGATGATAAAGTAAAATCAAAAATGAACGAAGCTCAAAAAAATTATTTTATCAAAGAGAAGATAAATGCTATGAAAGAAGAGCTTGGAGATTATTCTCAAGATGATGATATGCTTGAGCTTGTAGAGAAGATAAAAAAGACAAAACTTCCTAAAGAAGTAAGAGCAAAAATAGATAGTGAGATGAAAAAATTATCTAAGATGCCACCTTTTTCTGCTGAAGCAACTGTTTCAAGAAACTATATTGAAACTGTAATAGAGTTACCTTGGGAAAAAACTACAAAGGATATAGTTGACTTGAAGAAAGCTAGTGAAGTTTTAGAAAGAGACCACTATGGATTAAAAGATGCTAAGAGCAAAGTTTTAGATTTCTTAGCTGTTAAGAAATTAAATCCAAATATGAAAGGAAGTATCCTTTGTCTTGCTGGACCTCCTGGAATAGGAAAAACATCTCTTGTAAAATCAATAGCTGATGCTATGGGAAGAAAATTTGTAAGAGTATCACTTGGAGGAGTGAGAGACGAGGCTGAAATTAGAGGACATAGAAGAACTTATATAGGTTCTATGCCAGGAAAACTAATAAAGGCTATGAAAGAAGCAGGAACTAAAAATCCAGTTATCTTACTTGATGAGATAGATAAGATGTCTAATGATTACAAAGGAGACCCAGCTTCAGCTATGCTTGAGGTATTAGACCCAGAGCAAAACAGCCATTTTGAAGACCACTATGTAGATATGCCTTTTGATTTGTCAAAGGTATTCTTCGTGGCAACAGCAAATGATTTAAGAACTATATCTGCTCCTTTAAGAGATAGAATGGAGATAGTAAATATCTCTTCTTACACAGAGTTTGAAAAATTACATATAGCTAAAAAATATTTAATAAAACAAGCTAAAGAGGAGAACGGACTTAAAGATATTGAACTTTCTCTATCTGACAATGTAATTTTAAAAATTATAGATGAGTACACTAGAGAAGCAGGAGTTAGAAATTTAAAAAGAGAGATAATAACTCTATGTAGAAAAGTAGCTAGAGAAGTTGTAGAAGAGAAAAAGAAAAAAATAGTTATCAAAACAAATACTCTTGAAAAATATCTAGGAAAACCTAAGTTTAGACCAGAGAAACAAAAAGAGAAAGCACCAAAACTTGGAGTAGTAAACGGACTTGCTTGGACAGCAGTAGGAGGAGTTACTCTTGAGGTACAAGGAGTGGCTATTCCAGGAAAAGGAGAGATATCTTTAACAGGTTCTCTAGGAAATGTTATGAAAGAGTCAGCACAAGTAGCTTATACTTTTGTAAAGGCTAATATAGATAAATATAAACCTCTTCAAGAGGATTTCTTTGAGAAAAAAGCTATACACTTACACTTCCCAGAAGGGGCTACACCAAAAGATGGGCCATCTGCTGGTATAACTATAACTTCTGCAATAATATCTGTACTTACTGGTAGAAAAATAAGACAAGATATAGCTATGACAGGAGAGATAAGTATTACAGGAGAAGTTTTAGCTATTGGTGGAGTAAAGGAAAAGGTTATAGGAGCTCACAGAGCTGGTATTAGAGAGGTAATATTACCAGAAGATAATAGAATTGATAAAGATGAAATTCCAGCAGAGATAGCAAAAGAGATGAAGATACATTTTGCTACTACTTACGAAGATGTAGAGAAGCTAGTTTTTGCTGAATAG
- the gmhA gene encoding D-sedoheptulose 7-phosphate isomerase: MNLLESYKIELALLENFIKEEEERRETEKVAKELADVFTKGNKVLICGNGGSNCDALHFAEEFTGRFRGDRKALPAIAISDSSHITCVGNDYGFDYIFSRGVEAYGKEGDMFFGISTSGNSPNVIKAVEAAKKLGMKTCVLLGKDGGKLKGMCDYEFIIPGKTSDRIQEIHMMILHIIIEGVERIMFPENY; this comes from the coding sequence ATGAATTTATTGGAATCGTATAAAATAGAACTTGCTCTTTTAGAAAATTTTATAAAAGAGGAAGAGGAGAGAAGGGAAACAGAAAAAGTAGCAAAAGAGTTGGCTGATGTTTTTACAAAGGGAAATAAAGTTTTGATTTGTGGAAACGGTGGAAGTAATTGTGATGCTCTACATTTTGCTGAGGAGTTTACAGGAAGATTTAGAGGAGATAGAAAGGCATTACCTGCTATAGCTATTTCAGATTCATCACATATAACTTGTGTAGGAAATGACTATGGATTTGACTATATTTTTTCTAGAGGAGTAGAAGCCTATGGAAAAGAGGGAGATATGTTTTTTGGTATCTCTACAAGTGGAAACTCACCAAATGTTATAAAGGCAGTAGAAGCTGCTAAAAAACTTGGAATGAAAACTTGTGTTCTATTAGGTAAAGATGGTGGAAAACTTAAGGGAATGTGTGACTATGAGTTTATAATTCCAGGAAAGACTTCAGATAGAATTCAAGAGATACATATGATGATACTTCATATTATAATTGAAGGTGTAGAGAGAATAATGTTCCCAGAGAACTATTAA
- a CDS encoding valine--tRNA ligase has translation MEELNKTYSPREIESKWYKIWEDSKYFAGKMEEGKESYSIVIPPPNVTGILHMGHILDNSIQDTLVRYKRMCGLNTLWVPGCDHAGIATQNKVERMLAEQGIKKEDLGREKFLEETWKWKEKYGGIITNQLRKIGASLDWDRERFTMDEGLSKAVRKIFVDLYNDGLIYQGEYMVNWCPRCGTALADDEVDHAEKDGNLWHLKYPVKDSDEYIIIATSRPETMLADVAVAVHPEDERYKHLVGKKLILPLVGREIPVIADEYVEMEFGTGALKITPAHDPNDFNLGKKYDLPIINMLTPEGNVVDDYPKYAGMDRFEARKAIVKELEESGVLVKVESLKHNVGHCYRCSTVVEPRVSKQWFVKMEPLAKKALEVVRNGEIKIIPKRMEKIYFNWLENIRDWCISRQLWWGHRIPAWYGPDNHMFVAMTEEEAYAQAKAHYGKDVELVQEEDVLDTWFSSALWPFSTMGWPEKTKELETFYPTSTLVTGADIIFFWVARMIMFGLYEMKEIPFKNVFFHGIVRDELGRKMSKSLGNSPDPLNLIEEYGADAIRFSMLYNTSQGQDVYFSEKLLEMGRNFANKIWNVARFVIMNLEGFDVKSVNKDELKFELVDEWIFSRLNETTKEVHDCLDKFLLDDAAKAVYEFLRGDFCDWYVELAKVRLYNNEESGKESKTTAQYVLWTVLEAGLKLLHPFMPFITEEIWQKIKVEGETIMLSQFPVVDEAQINPEVVNSFKYIQGVISSLRNIKAEMGISPAKEVKVVIKTSDENELKTLEDNYLFITKLAKIEEMTYGKDVTKPEQSGFRVTGNSEVYMILTGLLNVEAEIKKITEQIEKVQKDLDKVNAKLADERFTSKAPAHILEREKRIQKEYQDKMDKLTENLKNFQ, from the coding sequence ATGGAAGAGTTAAATAAGACATATTCCCCTAGGGAAATAGAGTCTAAATGGTACAAGATATGGGAAGATTCTAAATATTTTGCTGGTAAAATGGAAGAAGGAAAAGAGAGCTATTCAATAGTTATACCTCCTCCAAATGTAACAGGAATACTTCATATGGGACATATACTAGATAACTCTATACAAGATACATTAGTAAGATATAAGAGAATGTGTGGACTAAATACTCTTTGGGTACCTGGATGTGACCATGCTGGTATAGCTACTCAAAATAAAGTTGAGAGAATGTTAGCTGAGCAAGGAATAAAGAAAGAGGATTTAGGAAGAGAAAAATTCTTAGAAGAGACTTGGAAATGGAAAGAAAAATATGGTGGAATAATAACTAACCAACTTAGAAAGATAGGAGCTTCTCTTGACTGGGATAGAGAGAGATTTACTATGGATGAAGGACTTTCTAAAGCTGTTAGAAAGATATTTGTTGACCTATACAATGATGGATTAATCTATCAAGGAGAGTATATGGTAAACTGGTGTCCTAGATGTGGAACAGCTCTAGCTGATGATGAGGTAGACCATGCTGAAAAAGATGGAAATCTATGGCACTTAAAATATCCAGTAAAAGATTCAGATGAGTATATTATAATAGCTACATCAAGACCAGAAACTATGCTTGCTGACGTAGCTGTAGCTGTACATCCTGAAGATGAAAGATATAAACACTTAGTTGGTAAAAAATTAATACTTCCATTAGTAGGAAGAGAGATTCCTGTAATAGCTGATGAATATGTTGAAATGGAATTTGGAACAGGAGCTTTAAAAATAACTCCAGCACATGACCCTAATGACTTTAACTTAGGTAAAAAATATGATTTACCTATTATAAATATGCTTACTCCAGAGGGAAATGTAGTAGACGATTATCCTAAATATGCTGGAATGGATAGATTTGAAGCTAGAAAAGCAATAGTTAAAGAGTTAGAAGAGAGTGGAGTACTTGTAAAAGTAGAAAGTTTAAAGCATAATGTAGGACATTGCTATAGATGTTCAACTGTTGTTGAGCCAAGAGTTTCTAAACAATGGTTTGTAAAAATGGAACCACTTGCTAAAAAAGCTCTTGAAGTGGTAAGAAATGGGGAAATAAAAATAATTCCTAAGAGAATGGAAAAAATTTATTTCAACTGGCTAGAAAATATAAGAGATTGGTGTATCTCTAGACAATTATGGTGGGGACATAGAATACCAGCTTGGTATGGACCAGATAACCATATGTTTGTAGCTATGACAGAAGAGGAAGCATATGCTCAAGCAAAAGCTCACTATGGAAAAGATGTAGAGTTAGTACAAGAGGAAGATGTACTAGATACTTGGTTTTCCTCTGCATTATGGCCTTTCTCAACTATGGGTTGGCCAGAAAAAACTAAAGAATTAGAAACTTTCTATCCAACTTCAACACTAGTTACAGGAGCAGATATCATATTCTTCTGGGTAGCTAGAATGATAATGTTTGGATTATATGAAATGAAAGAGATACCTTTTAAAAATGTATTCTTCCATGGAATCGTAAGAGATGAGCTAGGAAGAAAGATGTCAAAATCTCTTGGAAACTCTCCAGACCCATTAAATTTAATTGAAGAGTATGGAGCAGATGCTATAAGATTCTCTATGCTTTATAACACTTCTCAAGGACAAGATGTTTATTTCTCTGAAAAACTTTTAGAAATGGGAAGAAACTTTGCTAACAAAATTTGGAACGTGGCTAGATTTGTTATCATGAACTTAGAAGGGTTTGATGTAAAATCTGTAAATAAAGATGAGTTAAAATTTGAACTTGTGGATGAGTGGATATTCTCAAGATTAAATGAAACTACTAAAGAGGTACATGATTGTCTTGATAAATTCCTACTTGATGATGCCGCTAAAGCTGTATATGAATTTTTAAGAGGAGATTTCTGTGACTGGTATGTAGAGCTTGCAAAAGTAAGATTATACAATAATGAAGAGTCTGGAAAAGAATCTAAAACAACAGCTCAATATGTATTATGGACAGTATTAGAAGCAGGATTAAAACTTTTACATCCATTTATGCCATTTATAACTGAAGAGATTTGGCAAAAGATAAAGGTAGAGGGAGAGACTATAATGTTATCTCAATTCCCAGTTGTGGATGAAGCTCAAATTAATCCAGAAGTAGTAAACTCTTTCAAATATATTCAAGGGGTAATCTCTTCTCTAAGAAATATTAAAGCTGAAATGGGAATATCTCCTGCTAAAGAAGTAAAAGTAGTTATAAAAACTTCTGATGAAAATGAGTTAAAAACTTTAGAAGATAACTATCTATTTATTACTAAGTTAGCTAAGATAGAAGAGATGACTTATGGTAAGGATGTAACTAAGCCAGAGCAAAGTGGATTTAGAGTAACTGGAAATTCAGAAGTATATATGATACTTACAGGGCTTTTAAATGTAGAAGCTGAGATTAAAAAGATAACTGAGCAAATAGAAAAAGTTCAAAAGGATTTAGATAAAGTAAATGCTAAATTGGCTGATGAAAGATTTACTTCTAAAGCTCCAGCTCATATCTTAGAAAGAGAAAAAAGAATTCAAAAAGAGTATCAAGATAAAATGGATAAATTAACTGAAAACTTAAAGAATTTTCAATAA
- the galE gene encoding UDP-glucose 4-epimerase GalE, with the protein MKNILVTGGAGYIGSHAVAELLDSGYNVVVIDSLENGFIELVDKRAKFYQGNVQDSNIMDKIFNENKIDAVMHFAGYIKVPESVVEPNKYYFNNTYTVMCLIESMRKHGVKNIVFSSTAAVYGDVKEPEPVEETHSTLPINPYGMSKLMSEKIIMDCAKAYGLNYSIFRYFNVGGAHEKHNIGQKGEGITALIPLILKAAKGDIPKLSIYGNDFDTKDGTGIRDYIHVVDLVRAHILSLNKLAENKSNIYNLGNGNGFSVLEMLNAAKEVTKIDIPAEITGRRAGDPPCVIASSKKAVAELNWKPVYTDVKDIIRTAWEWNLRNK; encoded by the coding sequence ATGAAAAATATATTAGTTACTGGTGGAGCTGGATATATAGGAAGTCATGCTGTAGCTGAACTTTTAGATTCTGGATATAACGTTGTAGTAATTGATTCATTAGAAAATGGATTTATAGAGTTAGTTGATAAAAGAGCCAAATTTTATCAAGGAAATGTTCAAGACAGTAATATTATGGATAAAATATTTAATGAAAATAAAATAGATGCTGTTATGCATTTTGCTGGTTATATAAAGGTTCCAGAAAGTGTAGTTGAGCCAAATAAATATTATTTTAATAATACTTATACAGTAATGTGTCTTATTGAATCTATGAGAAAACATGGAGTTAAAAATATTGTGTTCTCTTCTACTGCTGCTGTTTATGGAGATGTAAAAGAGCCTGAACCTGTAGAAGAAACTCACTCTACTCTCCCAATTAATCCATATGGTATGAGTAAACTTATGTCTGAAAAAATAATTATGGATTGTGCTAAAGCTTATGGATTAAATTATTCTATTTTTAGGTATTTCAATGTAGGGGGAGCTCATGAAAAACATAATATAGGACAAAAAGGAGAAGGAATCACTGCTCTTATCCCTCTTATTTTAAAAGCTGCCAAAGGAGATATTCCAAAATTATCTATCTATGGAAATGATTTTGACACTAAAGATGGAACTGGTATAAGAGATTATATTCATGTAGTAGACTTAGTAAGAGCTCATATACTTTCACTAAATAAATTAGCTGAAAATAAAAGTAATATCTATAACTTAGGAAATGGAAATGGTTTTTCTGTACTTGAAATGTTAAATGCTGCTAAAGAAGTTACTAAAATAGATATTCCAGCTGAAATAACCGGTAGAAGAGCTGGAGATCCTCCTTGTGTTATAGCTTCTAGTAAAAAAGCTGTAGCTGAACTTAATTGGAAACCAGTTTATACTGACGTAAAAGATATTATTAGAACTGCTTGGGAATGGAATTTAAGAAATAAGTAA